One bacterium genomic window, ACCGGTGCCGCCCCAACCACGCAATAGCCCAGGGCCAATAGTCCTATGAGAAGCGCGATTGCGGCAGCGGAAAATGTGGCGCCCCTCATCTGATCGGGCCGTTATTTGCCGCTATCCACACCAACTTCTGTCTCAACTACGCCTCGACTCTTGCTCCGGACAAACGCTATTTTGTCATCCTCAACTGTTATCGTAACAAGGCTGCCAACCTTGATCTTGCCTGAAATGAACTCATCTGCGAGTGGGTCCTCAACATGCTTCTGAACGAGTCGCCTCAGCGGCCTTGCGCCGCCTTTCTGTGCCATCGCCCGTGTAACCAACCACTCCAGAGACTGATCGGCCGCCTTCACGTGGAGTTCCATCCGAGAGACATTTCTGTCGAGCTCTTCAATGAACATCGAGGCAATCGCCAAGAGAGCCGGCTTATCGAGCTCTTTGAAACAGACAACCTCGTCGAGGCGATTCATGAACTCGGGCGCGAACTTCTGCGCCGTCTCCTTGACAAGTATCTCTCTGATCCTTGCGCTTTGCTTCTCGTTGGAGTTTCCGCCAAAGCCCACCGAAATGCCTTTACTTATCAGCCTGCTGCCGATGTTCGAGGTCATGATCAGGATGCAGTTACGAAAATCCACCAGGCGCCCCATCCCGTCCGTCAGCCTACCCTCCTCCAAGACCTGAAGCAGGATACTGAAGATGTCCTGATGCGCCTTCTCCACCTCGTCGAGCAAAAGCACGCTGTAAGGCCGAAGCCTCATCTTCTCCGTCAGCTGGCCACCCTCTCCATAGCCCACGTAGCCAGGCGGCGAACCTATGAGCCTCGAGACCGTGTGCTTCTCCATGAACTCAGACATGTCGAAGCGGATCAGCGAGTCAGGAGAGTGGAAGACTACCTCCGCCAGTGCTCGGGCGAGCTTTGTCTTGCCCACACCTGTCGGCCCCAAGAACAGAAACGCACCGATAGTCCGGTCCGGACTCTTGAACCCAGCCCTAGAACGCCTAATCGCCCGGCAGACGGCCGCAATTGCCTCGTCCTGCCCAACCACTTGCTTGCGCAGGTCGCGCTCCAGCGACTTGAACCTGGACGCCTCAGTAAGGCTGAGTTTGGTGACCGGCACGCCTGTCCAACGGGACACAACAAACTCAACGTCCGAACGGTCAACCTTCATCCGCATGTTCTTCAAGCTCAGACGCCACTCCGACCGCTCCTTGGCGATTCGCTCTACGAGCTCCGCACCCTCGTCCCTGAGCTCAGCCGCGGCCTCAAAGTCCTGATTGCTCACCAACTCGGCCTTGCGCTTGGAGATCGCTGCCAGTTCCGCCTCATAGTTCTGTATCTCTTCCGGGACGGCCGAGCCGACGAAGCGCTTTCGAGCGCAGGCCTCGTCCATCA contains:
- a CDS encoding ATP-dependent Clp protease ATP-binding subunit, encoding EGLAQLLVKGEVPDTLRGKRIVALDVGALVAGTKYRGQFEERLKTVLHEIMSTKKIILFVDELHTLVGAGSAEGSIDAANMLKPALSRGDIQCIGATTVKEYRRIISKDGALERRFQTIVVDAPSIKETKKILRGLRSRYEDYHNVIISDNAITAAVVLSDQYICDRFFPDKAIDVMDEACARKRFVGSAVPEEIQNYEAELAAISKRKAELVSNQDFEAAAELRDEGAELVERIAKERSEWRLSLKNMRMKVDRSDVEFVVSRWTGVPVTKLSLTEASRFKSLERDLRKQVVGQDEAIAAVCRAIRRSRAGFKSPDRTIGAFLFLGPTGVGKTKLARALAEVVFHSPDSLIRFDMSEFMEKHTVSRLIGSPPGYVGYGEGGQLTEKMRLRPYSVLLLDEVEKAHQDIFSILLQVLEEGRLTDGMGRLVDFRNCILIMTSNIGSRLISKGISVGFGGNSNEKQSARIREILVKETAQKFAPEFMNRLDEVVCFKELDKPALLAIASMFIEELDRNVSRMELHVKAADQSLEWLVTRAMAQKGGARPLRRLVQKHVEDPLADEFISGKIKVGSLVTITVEDDKIAFVRSKSRGVVETEVGVDSGK